From Toxorhynchites rutilus septentrionalis strain SRP chromosome 2, ASM2978413v1, whole genome shotgun sequence, a single genomic window includes:
- the LOC129766298 gene encoding uncharacterized protein LOC129766298, translating into MDPGYTSCNEDSQRFNDPTLYRSLVGALLYLAVNARPNLSLSVGMLWRKVSEPNHMDWGAAKRVLQYLSVTKDWRLKFGPDEGWCLRCFSDSDWAGERRTRRSTTGFIFFYGSGPISRISKGQSSVALSSLEAEYNALSLACQETVWLRRLLTELGEPEEKATIIYEDNQGCLSFATSERTSGRVKHIDTKRHYVRELVEQKVIKLVYRPTNEMVADALTKPLGPTEVQKFVNQVGLKL; encoded by the coding sequence ATGGATCCTGGGTACACATCATGTAATGAAGACAGCCAACGATTCAATGATCCGACACTATATCGCAGCCTCGTAGGTGCGTTGTTGTACTTAGCCGTCAACGCTCGACCTAATCTTTCCTTGAGTGTCGGAATGCTTTGGAGGAAAGTAAGCGAACCTAACCATATGGATTGGGGTGCAGCAAAGCGCGTGCTGCAATATCTAAGTGTTACGAAAGATTGGCGACTGAAATTCGGACCAGATGAAGGATGGTGCCTAAGATGTTTCTCTGATTCGGACTGGGCCGGAGAACGTCGAACGAGAAGATCAACTACAGGGTTCATCTTTTTCTATGGAAGTGGTCCAATAAGCAGGATCAGTAAGGGTCAAAGTTCCGTGGCTCTTTCGTCTCTTGAGGCAGAGTATAATGCTCTATCGCTAGCTTGTCAGGAAACCGTTTGGTTGAGGCGATTATTAACCGAACTAGGAGAACCCGAAGAAAAGGCTACAATCATCTATGAAGACAACCAAGGGTGTCTCAGTTTCGCGACGTCGGAGAGGACCAGTGGTCGTGTCAAGCACATAGACACAAAGAGGCATTACGTGCGAGAGTTGGTTGAACAGAAGGTTATTAAGCTAGTGTATCGTCCAACCAACGAAATGGTCGCCGATGCGTTAACGAAGCCATTGGGACCTACAGAAGTACAaaaatttgtcaatcaagttgGATTAAAACTTTAG